A stretch of the Tachysurus vachellii isolate PV-2020 chromosome 26, HZAU_Pvac_v1, whole genome shotgun sequence genome encodes the following:
- the ddx54 gene encoding ATP-dependent RNA helicase DDX54, with protein MTMAQRKKRLWKKKKLSGNREPDVDSDGGDFELAAEIKDDVVFGKKLPRFPTSTDCLSDVEPDTREMVRAQNKKKKKSGGFQSMGLSYPVYKGVMKKGYNIPTPIQRKTIPVILDGKDVVAMARTGSGKTAAFLVPMFERLKGPQAQTGARAVVLTPTRELALQTMKFTKELGRFTGLKTALILGGDSMDDQFAALHENPDIIIGTPGRLMHVIMEMNLKLQNVEYVVFDEADRLFEMGFTDQLQEIIRRLPETRQTLLFSATLPKLLVEFARAGLTDPVLIRLDVDSKLSEQLKLSFFHLRLDDKPALLLYLLRNVVKPQEQTVVFVATKHHVEYLNQLLTSQGIECAYIYSALDQTARKINIGRFVHRKAMVLLVTDVAARGIDIPLLDNVINYNFPSKAKLFLHRVGRVARAGRSGRAFSLICLDEVPFVYDLHLFLGRSLHLATVDHSDDADGVLGRVPQSILDDEDSHVLAAHENSLDLQNLKRISENAYKQYLKSRPNPSPESIKRVKNNDLSSIAVHPLLGSGLEEMELERLQMVDSIKAYKSKSTIFEINSNNKTSASEVMRTKRSRDGRLVDRFQKTRDEMKAEAQQNRSVIQSSATTQQHQGEEEDDEDLQGVFSKVVGGKKRKQDFDGPKSKKKRHSGRDEEFYIPYRPKDFESERGLSLAVEGNSFDQQASSAVLDLMGDENTTLDQHTKMMRWDRKRKRFVHDTGKEDKKNKIKTESGQVVSAKKSKKSFYEEWKKKYKVDDADDSDGENGGGRGPKFGGHRGRHGAASQPKNKDGSRVRSELKSSEQILKQRKERSKQQFLQSGNLKKMRGRNKQRLNDVMKSGFGRGRFKKGKMRKRL; from the exons ATGACAATGGCGCAGAGGAAGAAGAGGttgtggaagaagaagaagctttcAGGAAACAGGGAGCCTGATGTTGACTCAGATGGAGGAGATTTCGAGCTGGCGGCTGAAATTAAAGACGACGTTGTA TTTGGTAAAAAGCTGCCTCGCTTCCCCACGTCTACTGATTGCCTGTCGGATGTAGAACCAGACACCAGAGAGATGGTGCGTGCTcagaacaagaaaaagaaaaagtccgGAGGCTTTCAGTCCATGG GTCTCAGCTATCCTGTCTATAAAGGGGTCATGAAGAAGGGCTACAATATTCCGACTCCCATCCAAAGAAAA ACTATCCCCGTCATCCTGGATGGGAAAGACGTCGTCGCCATGGCGAGGACAGGAAGCGGCAAGACGGCTGCGTTCTTGGTGCCCATGTTCGAGAGGTTGAAGGGACCTCAAGCTCAAACAGGTGCCAGAGCTGTGGTTCTCACACCCACCAGAGAGCTGGCACTACAGACCATGAAGTTCACTAAAGAG CTCGGCAGGTTTACTGGTCTAAAAACCGCACTAATCCTTGGTGGAGACAG CATGGACGATCAGTTTGCTGCTCTGCACGAAAATCCAGACAT CATCATCGGTACTCCTGGCCGTCTGATGCACGTCATCATGGAAATGAACCTCAAACTGCAGAATGTGGAGTATGTGGTGTTTGACGAGGCTGATCG ACTCTTTGAAATGGGTTTCACCGACCAACTGCAGGAGATCATCAGACGACTCCCCGAAACTCGGCAGACGCTGTTGTTCTCCGCCACGTTGCCCAAACTGCTTGTGGAATTTGCGAGAGCTG GATTGACAGATCCAGTCTTGATCCGGCTTGATGTCGACAGTAAGCTCAGCGAACAGTTAAAG CTCTCGTTCTTTCACCTGCGTCTGGATGACAAACCTGCACTGCTGCTGTATCTTCTGCGGAATGTCGTAAAGCCGCAGGAGCAGACGGTCGTATTTGTAGCAACCAAACACCACGTGGAATACCTCAACCAG CTGCTAACTTCGCAAGGAATCGAGTGCGCGTACATATACAGCGCTTTGGACCAGACGGCCAGAAAGATCAACATCGGTCGATTTGTGCACCGGAAAGCAATGGTGCTGCTGGTGACGGACGTGGCAGCGCGCGGTATCGACATCCCCCTCCTGGACAATGTCATCAATTACAACTTCCCCTCCAAGGCCAAGCTCTTTCTACATAGAGTTG GCCGTGTAGCCCGTGCTGGCAGAAGTGGTAGAGCCTTCAGCCTGATCTGCCTGGATGAAGTGCCCTTTGTTTACGACCTTCATCTTTTTCTTGGACGATCTTTGCACCTCGCAACAGTTGATCACTCAGATG ATGCCGACGGAGTACTTGGCCGCGTCCCTCAGAGCATCTTGGATGACGAAGACTCGCATGTCCTAGCGGCTCATGAGAACAGTCTAGATCTCCAGAACCTCAAAAGGATCTCTGAGAACGCTTACAAGCAGTACCTGAAGTCCCGACCCAACCCTTCACCAGAGTCTATCAAGCGGGTGAAGAACAACGATCTCTCCTCCATAGCTGTTCACCCATTACTCG GGTCAGGACTTGAGGAGATGGAGTTGGAGAGACTGCAGATGGTCGACTCGATCAAGGCATACAAGTCAAAATCT ACTATATTTGAGATCAACTCCAACAACAAAACCAGTGCCAGCGAGGTCATGAGGACGAAGCGTTCTCGAGACGGCCGTCTGGTGGACAGATTCCAGAAGACAAGAGACGAGATGAAGGCAGAGGCTCAGCAGAACCGCTCGGTTATTCAGAGCTCTGCTACAACCCAGCAGCACCAGggggaggaagaggatgatgaagacCTTCAG GGAGTGTTTTCCAAAGTAGTTGGCGGAAAGAAACGGAAACAGGACTTCGACGGACCTAAGAGCAAAAAGAAGAGGCACTCGGGTCGAGACGAAGAGTTTTACATCCCTTACAGACCCAAAGATTTTGAATCAGAAAGAGG ACTCAGTCTTGCAGTAGAAGGCAACTCGTTTGATCAGCAGGCCTCCTCAGCTGTTCTGGATCTGATGGGTGACGAGAACACCACGCTGGACCAGCACACAAAAATGATGAGATG GGATCGCAAGAGAAAACGCTTCGTCCATGATACgggaaaagaagacaaaaagaacaaaatcaaaacagagAGTGGCCAAGTGGTCAGTGCCAAGAAGTCGAAGAAGAGCTT TTATGAGGAGTGGAAGAAGAAATACAAGGTGGACGATGCAGATGATTCAGACGGTGAgaatggaggaggaagaggaccGAAATTCGGAG GTCACAGAGGTCGACACGGAGCGGCCTCTCAGCCCAAGAACAAGGATGGCTCGAGGGTTCGTTCAGAGCTGAAGAGCAGCGAACAGATCCTGAAACAACGCAAAGAACGCTCCAAGCAGCAGTTCCTGCAAAGCGGCAACTTGAAGAAGATGCGTGGCCGAAACAAGCAGCGATTAAACGACGTCATGAAGTCCGGCTTTGGCCGCGGACGCTTCAAAAAAGGCAAGATGAGGAAGAGGCTGTAA